A window of Oncorhynchus keta strain PuntledgeMale-10-30-2019 chromosome 27, Oket_V2, whole genome shotgun sequence contains these coding sequences:
- the LOC118359709 gene encoding BLOC-1-related complex subunit 6-like, translating to MSLFSVIDTYVPEAANGVDTPDSPGSCSENGPHIYSPTTPSQLLKFGGRVPRPGHGSLDGTPEETENCVDGERACHVQEDPIDTPHNYMSHSDKQHKDTLLSQPSRPTATCATDTNPHAAPQDMSLTGPLQTDEPLNDVLSRDSQHTATATSIPSKDTAPQRDTPSADTLPSETEHTEPCNCCSVETEEEKQEEESEEQHSGNTQAEVSAQLTEEPSAAAPSPSSGPAKRNSSDSSPCPPHVMAQVHVRNVPERERIVRGMQDSKSLDEISQACGGGGGGRGGQPEGRRATISSALELEGTVSHDGDLTHFICRNLEQKIKMSSKPSLDCDCDSDCSGSISSRGRGSSLRQPADIPPIDPAVLVDLQRHTQDVAHSVELMMRSLNGTIQNMTALSVGYIQTYRDSVDSLGESVDMSIKGMYTLMARCEELDHSMQPIHTLAAQIRDIKRTLDALEAICK from the exons ATGAGCCTCTTCTCTGTGATTGACACATATGTGCCGGAAGCAGCCAATGGGGTGGATACACCAGACTCCCCTGGATCCTGCAGTGAGAATGGCCCGCACATCTACTCCCCTACTACCCCCTCGCAGCTCCTGAAGTTTGGGGGCAGGGTGCCAAGGCCTGGGCACGGATCCCTTGATGGGACCCCTGAAGAGACTGAGAACtgtgtggatggagagagagcatgCCATGTACAAGAAGACCCCATAGACACTCCTCACAACTACATGTCCCATTCGGACAAACAACACAAAGACACGCTCCTATCACAGCCCTCCCGCCCCACTGCCACATGCGCGACAGACACAAACCCACACGCGGCCCCTCAAGACATGTCCCTCACTGGACCCCTCCAAACAGATGAGCCCCTAAATGATGTTCTGTCTAGAGACTCACAGCATACCGCCACCGCAACAAGCATTCCATCCAAAGACACAGCCCCACAGAGGGACACTCCCAGTGCAGACACACTTCcgtcagagacagaacacacagagccTTGTAACTGCTGTtctgtagaaacagaggaggagaagcaggaggaggagagcgaggagcAGCATTCAGGAAACACCCAGGCTGAAGTCTCAGCTCAG CTTACAGAGGAGCCCTCAGCAGCAGCTCCCAGCCCAAGCTCTGGCCCAGCCAAGAGGAATTCATCAGACAGCAGCCCCTGCCCGCCCCACGTCATGGCCCAGGTGCATGTGCGGAACGTCCCAGAGCGGGAGCGCATCGTCCGGGGCATGCAGGACAGCAAGAGTCTGGATGAGATCAGCCAGGCGTGCGGGGGAGGGGGTGGTGGCCGGGGGGGCCAACCAGAGGGCCGCAGGGCCACCATCTCCTCTGCCCTGGAGCTGGAGGGAACAGTCAGCCACGACGGGGACCTGACTCACTTCATCTGCCGCAACCTGGAGCAGAAGATCAAGATGAGCTCCAAGCCCAGCCtggactgtgactgtgact CGGACTGCTCGGGTTCCATCAGTAGCAGGGGTCGGGGGTCGTCGTTGCGGCAGCCGGCAGACATCCCTCCCATCGACCCTGCTGTCCTGGTGGACCTACAGAGACACACTCAGGATGTTGCCCACAGTGTGGAGCTGATGATGCGCAGCCTCAACGGAACCATCCAGAAT ATGACAGCGCTGAGTGTGGGATACATCCAAACCTACAGAGACTCCGTGGACAGCCTGGGGGAGTCTGTTGACATGAGCATAAAG GGAATGTACACGCTGATGGCGCGCTGTGAGGAGCTTGACCATTCCATGCAGCCTATCCACACCCTGGCTGCCCAGATCCGGGACATCAAGCGCACCCTGGATGCCCTGGAAGCTATTTGCAAGTAG